In Corynebacterium endometrii, one DNA window encodes the following:
- a CDS encoding Na(+)/H(+) antiporter subunit C — translation MEANLMLLLATAALISSGVYLMLDRAMTKMLLGILLIGNGANLLILQAGGPAGSPPVMGRETEQYGEQIADPLAQAMILTAIVIAMAMTAFILTLAYRQYRYRTADVIEDDAEDAAIKAIAATANRPGAAASAPDYDATSDPSTGKATKEGDAFGPQFFEKPVKGAQDD, via the coding sequence ATGGAAGCCAACCTCATGTTGCTCCTGGCCACCGCCGCTTTGATCTCCAGTGGTGTGTACCTGATGCTAGACCGGGCCATGACCAAGATGCTCCTCGGCATCTTGCTCATCGGCAACGGCGCCAACCTGCTCATCCTCCAGGCCGGCGGCCCGGCGGGCTCGCCCCCGGTGATGGGACGGGAGACAGAGCAGTACGGCGAGCAGATTGCCGATCCGCTGGCCCAGGCCATGATCCTGACCGCGATTGTCATCGCCATGGCCATGACCGCCTTCATCCTGACCCTGGCCTACCGCCAGTACCGCTACCGCACCGCGGACGTTATTGAGGATGACGCCGAGGATGCGGCAATTAAGGCCATCGCGGCCACCGCCAACCGCCCGGGTGCGGCGGCGTCCGCCCCCGACTATGACGCGACCAGCGATCCCAGCACCGGCAAAGCCACAAAAGAGGGTGACGCCTTTGGTCCCCAGTTCTTCGAGAAACCAGTAAAGGGGGCGCAGGATGACTGA
- a CDS encoding Na+/H+ antiporter subunit D, which yields MTEVFRDFAAFVLPSVGFLIPLPVLIPALAAAVAMLFVKMPAVQSRVAFFSLLATAAVSATLIIIADYEGIQTLQVGGWDAPVGITLVADRLSSAVMFTSSVVLFCVMWFGIAQGVRDGDKDEPVAVFIPTYMLLTMGVNVSFLAGDLFNLYVGFEIFLVASYVLLTVGASPARVRAGVGYVMVSMASSMIFLFALGLVYAAVGTVNMAQVGMRMEDIPEGTRTAIFGVLLVAFGIKAAVVPLDAWLPDSYPTAPSLVTAVFAGLLTKVGVYAIIRMRSSVFTDGSLDTMLMWVALATMIIGILGAIAQSDVKRLLSFTLVSHIGYMIFGVALGTAQGLSGAIFYAIHHILVQTTLFLVVGLIERQAGTSSLRRLGSLLYYAPLIAILYFIPAMNLGGLPPFSGFLGKVMLLQAGANEGSWMAWVLIAGAVVTSLLTLYVMVLVWAKGFLRDRADAPEGNVAIARPSLLSDVTEEIELEERADVGRLPFGMVASTVTLVAASTSISLLAGPISGVTSRAAESAQDTSIYQYAVLGDSADNPTRHLDQKERYEGGADSIEQRNAPLPDPAPAVSTAPVTTAPEETAPEKTSEEAASSEPTAEPEVR from the coding sequence ATGACTGAAGTATTCCGTGACTTTGCGGCCTTTGTCCTGCCGTCCGTGGGATTTTTGATCCCGCTGCCGGTCCTCATCCCCGCGCTGGCCGCCGCCGTGGCCATGCTCTTTGTCAAGATGCCGGCCGTGCAGAGCCGGGTAGCGTTCTTCTCCCTCCTGGCCACGGCCGCGGTCTCCGCAACGCTTATCATCATCGCCGATTATGAGGGCATCCAGACCCTGCAGGTGGGCGGGTGGGACGCCCCGGTGGGCATCACGCTCGTGGCGGACCGCCTGTCCTCCGCGGTGATGTTCACCTCTTCCGTGGTGCTCTTCTGCGTGATGTGGTTCGGCATCGCGCAGGGCGTGCGCGATGGTGACAAGGATGAGCCCGTGGCCGTCTTTATCCCCACGTACATGCTGCTGACCATGGGCGTGAACGTGTCCTTCCTGGCCGGGGACCTGTTTAACCTCTACGTGGGCTTCGAGATCTTCCTCGTGGCGTCCTACGTCCTGCTCACCGTCGGCGCCTCCCCCGCCCGAGTGCGCGCCGGCGTGGGCTACGTCATGGTGTCCATGGCCTCCTCCATGATCTTCCTCTTCGCCCTCGGCCTGGTCTACGCCGCCGTGGGCACCGTGAACATGGCGCAAGTGGGCATGCGCATGGAGGACATCCCGGAAGGCACCCGCACCGCCATCTTCGGCGTGCTCCTCGTGGCCTTTGGCATCAAGGCGGCCGTGGTCCCACTCGACGCGTGGCTGCCGGACTCCTACCCCACCGCTCCATCCCTGGTCACCGCGGTCTTCGCCGGCCTGCTGACCAAGGTGGGTGTCTACGCGATCATCCGCATGCGCTCCTCCGTGTTTACCGATGGCAGCCTAGACACCATGCTGATGTGGGTGGCGCTGGCCACCATGATCATCGGTATCCTAGGCGCCATTGCGCAATCCGATGTCAAGCGCCTCTTATCCTTCACCCTGGTCAGCCACATCGGCTACATGATCTTCGGCGTGGCCTTGGGCACCGCCCAGGGCCTATCCGGCGCCATCTTCTACGCCATCCACCACATCCTGGTCCAGACCACGCTATTTCTGGTGGTGGGGCTCATCGAGCGCCAGGCGGGCACGTCCTCCCTGCGCAGGCTGGGCTCGCTGCTGTACTACGCGCCGCTCATCGCGATTTTGTACTTCATCCCGGCCATGAATCTGGGCGGCCTCCCGCCATTTTCCGGCTTCCTGGGCAAAGTCATGCTCCTGCAGGCCGGCGCCAATGAGGGCAGCTGGATGGCGTGGGTGCTCATCGCCGGCGCGGTGGTGACCTCCCTGCTGACCCTGTACGTCATGGTGCTGGTGTGGGCCAAGGGCTTCTTGCGTGACCGCGCGGACGCCCCCGAGGGCAACGTGGCCATCGCCCGCCCATCCCTGCTGTCCGACGTCACCGAGGAGATCGAGCTCGAAGAGCGCGCCGACGTAGGCCGCCTGCCATTCGGCATGGTCGCCTCCACCGTCACCCTGGTGGCCGCCTCCACCAGCATTTCCCTGCTGGCCGGCCCCATCTCCGGCGTGACCTCGCGCGCGGCCGAGTCCGCCCAGGACACATCCATCTACCAGTACGCCGTACTGGGGGATTCCGCCGATAACCCAACCCGCCACCTGGACCAGAAGGAACGCTACGAGGGCGGGGCGGATTCCATCGAGCAGCGCAACGCGCCGCTACCGGACCCGGCTCCAGCGGTATCCACGGCGCCGGTAACCACGGCGCCAGAGGAGACGGCGCCGGAGAAGACGTCGGAAGAGGCGGCGTCCAGTGAGCCAACCGCAGAACCGGAGGTGCGCTAA
- a CDS encoding Na+/H+ antiporter subunit E → MPLRKVSAERFNGFKNRFRPWFITWIVIMWVMLMGEITIANLVGGIAVGLAVVLLLPLPAMPVAGVTVSWGRLALFSLHWLWDLMVASVKVGWLAVRPGPMEKTAILKVPMRVENEFILSLAVTFYNLQPGGAVSDIDIANRMLTIHVLHATTEADIEREINHVRQLERAMIGIFERRPR, encoded by the coding sequence ATGCCACTGCGTAAAGTTTCGGCCGAGCGTTTCAACGGCTTCAAAAACCGCTTCCGCCCATGGTTTATTACCTGGATCGTCATCATGTGGGTGATGCTCATGGGGGAAATCACCATCGCCAACTTGGTGGGCGGAATCGCCGTGGGCCTCGCCGTGGTCCTCCTGCTGCCGCTGCCCGCCATGCCCGTGGCCGGGGTGACCGTGAGCTGGGGCCGGCTGGCGCTGTTTTCCCTGCACTGGCTGTGGGACTTAATGGTCGCCTCCGTCAAGGTGGGCTGGCTGGCCGTGCGGCCGGGCCCGATGGAGAAGACCGCCATCCTGAAGGTGCCGATGCGCGTGGAGAACGAATTCATCCTCTCCCTCGCCGTGACCTTCTACAACCTGCAGCCGGGCGGCGCGGTCAGCGACATTGACATCGCCAACCGCATGCTCACCATCCACGTCCTCCACGCCACAACGGAGGCGGACATTGAACGCGAAATCAACCACGTGCGCCAACTCGAACGCGCAATGATTGGCATCTTTGAAAGGAGGCCACGCTAA
- a CDS encoding monovalent cation/H+ antiporter complex subunit F, whose translation MDPVIYNGILTFAAALMMVSFFIITWRIVVGPNSLDRLVGMDCFVAIFQCAMAVYICWSLNTTVVNAMIVVALLGFISTVSVTRFRRRDN comes from the coding sequence ATGGATCCGGTCATCTATAACGGCATCCTCACCTTCGCCGCGGCACTTATGATGGTGTCTTTTTTCATCATCACCTGGCGCATCGTCGTGGGCCCCAACTCCCTGGACCGCCTGGTGGGCATGGACTGCTTCGTCGCCATTTTCCAGTGCGCCATGGCCGTCTACATCTGCTGGTCGCTCAACACGACCGTGGTCAACGCCATGATCGTGGTGGCCCTGCTGGGGTTCATCTCGACCGTGTCCGTCACCAGGTTCAGGAGGAGGGATAACTAA
- the mnhG gene encoding monovalent cation/H(+) antiporter subunit G: MTYAFIADVISLILIVLGAVFVLTAAVGVARFKDTMSRVHAVTKPQTTGLIFMILGALIRVTGSESFGVAERSDIGFLVLLVLFAMITSPVTGQRLSRVARREGLYGKKEDMSRNDRPGGTSSRKKENRPKL; this comes from the coding sequence ATGACCTACGCTTTCATCGCAGATGTCATCTCCCTCATCCTCATAGTGCTGGGCGCGGTTTTCGTGCTGACCGCGGCCGTGGGCGTGGCCCGCTTCAAAGACACCATGTCCAGGGTCCACGCGGTCACCAAGCCGCAGACCACGGGCCTCATCTTCATGATCCTGGGCGCTTTGATCCGCGTCACCGGCTCCGAGTCCTTCGGCGTGGCCGAGCGCAGCGACATCGGCTTTTTGGTCCTGCTCGTCCTCTTTGCCATGATCACCTCCCCGGTCACCGGTCAGCGCCTGTCCCGAGTGGCCCGCCGCGAGGGCCTCTACGGCAAAAAGGAGGACATGTCCCGCAACGACCGGCCCGGCGGCACGAGCTCGCGGAAGAAGGAAAACCGCCCGAAGCTCTAG
- a CDS encoding type IV toxin-antitoxin system AbiEi family antitoxin domain-containing protein, with protein sequence MDELVVTGLSRSQISRLAAQGKIVKIAPGFYLRREPTPSELAALVMKRWPRSVFTAETARRLHMGQPISFPLDVTSSTGMPRSAYFSVSRCKQMDFTRIGALRCHIPVLAVDFLQEPEAIALLEHAYSGRRGRQRLEQELSGIKRLPARTRKLLGTASIGSDSVPERALVKALRQRGLTVETNKQIGPYFWDAVIPRLKVAVEIDGFQFHSQRDTLIRDHWKSNDATLRGYTVLRYTGSCIKHHLADVVEQISSVGSPDLGAKVHGPVWRWHWVLAPLHRDGWTGPGFEE encoded by the coding sequence ATGGACGAGCTTGTTGTTACCGGACTTTCGCGTTCGCAGATTTCGCGCCTCGCGGCCCAGGGGAAAATCGTGAAAATCGCGCCGGGCTTCTACCTCCGGCGCGAGCCGACGCCTTCGGAGCTCGCTGCCCTGGTGATGAAGCGTTGGCCGCGCAGCGTCTTTACCGCAGAAACCGCCCGGCGATTGCACATGGGCCAGCCCATTAGCTTTCCGCTCGATGTCACTTCAAGTACCGGAATGCCGCGCTCCGCGTACTTCTCAGTCTCACGATGCAAGCAGATGGACTTCACGCGGATAGGCGCGCTGAGGTGCCACATCCCGGTGCTGGCCGTTGATTTTCTCCAGGAGCCGGAGGCCATCGCGCTGCTGGAACACGCATACTCCGGGCGCAGGGGAAGGCAGCGGCTTGAGCAGGAGCTAAGCGGCATCAAGCGCCTCCCGGCGCGGACTAGAAAGCTGCTGGGCACCGCCTCGATAGGCTCTGACAGCGTCCCGGAGCGCGCCTTAGTCAAGGCGCTTCGCCAACGCGGTTTGACCGTGGAGACCAACAAGCAGATAGGCCCGTATTTCTGGGACGCGGTTATACCCCGGCTCAAGGTGGCGGTGGAAATTGATGGCTTCCAGTTCCATAGCCAGCGGGACACGTTGATCCGGGACCATTGGAAATCCAATGATGCCACCCTGCGCGGCTACACGGTGCTGCGCTATACCGGCAGCTGCATCAAGCACCACCTGGCCGATGTTGTTGAACAGATATCCTCCGTGGGCAGCCCAGATCTGGGCGCTAAGGTCCACGGCCCCGTCTGGCGTTGGCACTGGGTCCTCGCGCCGCTTCATCGGGA